A region of Desulfovibrio sp. DNA encodes the following proteins:
- a CDS encoding histidinol phosphate phosphatase domain-containing protein, whose translation MIDLHTHTTFSDGELIPAELVRRAAIAGYKGLAITDHADPSNMYHIIENLRRFADETGPYLDCNLAVGVELTHCPPPLIPGLIVEARRSGAMVVVVHGETIVEPVARGTNLAAIEGGADVLAHPGLITEEEVKLAAEKGVHLEITTRKGHSLTNGHVAALARKFKAKLVIDNDAHAPGDLVSQDMRRMAALGAGLTSQEIQKAEKNAEEIFQKFFLKKK comes from the coding sequence ATGATAGACCTGCACACCCACACCACGTTCTCGGACGGAGAACTGATTCCCGCGGAATTGGTCCGGCGCGCGGCCATTGCCGGGTACAAGGGGCTGGCCATCACCGACCACGCCGACCCTTCCAACATGTACCACATCATCGAGAACCTCCGCCGCTTCGCGGACGAGACCGGCCCCTACCTGGACTGCAATTTGGCCGTGGGAGTGGAGCTGACCCACTGCCCGCCGCCGCTCATCCCGGGGCTCATCGTGGAGGCTCGCCGGTCCGGGGCCATGGTGGTTGTTGTGCACGGGGAGACCATCGTGGAGCCTGTGGCCAGGGGCACCAACCTGGCGGCCATCGAGGGTGGGGCGGACGTGCTGGCCCACCCGGGGCTGATTACCGAGGAGGAGGTCAAGCTGGCCGCCGAAAAAGGTGTGCATCTTGAGATAACCACCCGCAAGGGCCACAGCCTGACCAACGGGCATGTGGCTGCCCTGGCCCGGAAGTTCAAGGCCAAGCTGGTGATAGACAACGACGCCCATGCGCCTGGCGACCTGGTGTCGCAGGACATGCGGCGTATGGCTGCGTTGGGAGCCGGCCTCACTTCCCAAGAGATCCAGAAAGCCGAGAAGAATGCGGAAGAAATTTTCCAGAAGTTTTTTTTGAAGAAAAAATAG
- a CDS encoding bifunctional nuclease family protein, with amino-acid sequence MIEMKVFGLALDEDTQAPVLILKDLEDKTTLPIWIGAMEAMAISLTLNDVKLPRPMTHDLLLSTIRRMGGEVRTVSITELRDGTFFAEIAVEGVGKNLAIDSRPSDAVALALRAKASILVDPKVIEALSEAKPKPGNAEGEDKWADILESYNPEDTKYKM; translated from the coding sequence ATGATCGAGATGAAAGTGTTCGGCCTTGCCCTGGACGAGGACACCCAGGCCCCGGTGCTCATCCTCAAGGACCTTGAGGACAAGACCACCCTGCCCATATGGATCGGGGCCATGGAGGCCATGGCCATATCGCTCACCTTAAACGACGTGAAACTGCCACGGCCCATGACCCACGACCTGCTCCTCTCCACCATCCGGCGGATGGGCGGCGAGGTGCGCACCGTGTCCATCACGGAGCTGCGCGACGGAACCTTCTTCGCTGAGATAGCGGTGGAAGGGGTTGGGAAAAACTTGGCGATCGATTCGCGCCCGTCGGACGCGGTGGCCTTGGCCCTGCGCGCCAAGGCGTCCATATTGGTTGATCCCAAGGTGATCGAGGCCCTGTCCGAAGCTAAGCCCAAGCCCGGTAACGCCGAGGGCGAGGACAAGTGGGCGGACATTCTGGAGAGCTACAACCCCGAAGACACCAAATACAAGATGTAG